The sequence CACGAGCGAGCTTTAAATCGCCTAACTGTAAAGCTTCGCCTACAATCATTTCCAACACCATCCTCTATTAAATAGTATTTTACTACGGGCCGACATATATCGACAAAATCTTTTGACCGTTGTTAGCAAGATTAGCCAATTAATGATCAATCATCTTTATGCCATAACAAAAACCGCCTGTCTTGGTTTTGCACCGAGACAGGCGGTTTTGTCGTCTTTTTTTACATCTCTAACTCTTTACAAGCAGTTCCTCGACATTGACCCAACGTTGCTGTTGAATCGATTGTTCTACGGCAGTAAGGACAGCTTGGTTGCGCAAACCGTCTGCAAAATCAGGTTTTGGCTGCTCGCCACGGGCAATGCCTTGGAGGAATTCGTACAACAAATGAATAAAGGTATGTTCATAACCAATCATATGGCCCGCAGCCCAATAGGATCCAACATAAGGGTGGCCGGCTTCGGTTACGTCGATCGTCCGAAACCCTTGCAAACCTTCTTCGTCGTGAGCAAAGTACACTTCCAACTGATTCATGTTTTCCATATTCCAACGCACAGATCCATGTTCACCGTTGATTTCAAATTCATTTCGATTGCGGTTCCCGCCGGCAAAGCGTGTCGCTTCAAACGTGCCAAGGGCGCCATTTTCAAATTTAGCGATAATCGCAGTGGCGTCATCAACGGTAACAGGCGCCATTTTCCCTTCGCTTACTTTCGCGCTTAGCCCTCCCGTCATTGAGCCGATTGGCCGTTCTTTAATAAATGTCTTTGCAGTGGCAACTACTTCAGTGATTTCACCAACTAAAAAGCGGGCAATGTCGAGGCTATGGGCTGCAATATCGCCAAGAGCACCAGAACCAGACACCTTTTGATCAAGACGCCATGTTAGCGGAAAGGAAGGGCTCATAATAAAGTCTTGTAAATAACGGGCACGGAAATGATAGATTTCTCCAAGCTTTCCTGACGCGACGAGCTGTTTCGCTAGCTGGACAGCAGGCACATAGCGGTAATTGTGGCAAACCATATGGATCACATTATTTTCCGTGACCGCGGCATGCATGCGCTGCGCTTCGTCTAAATTCATCGCTAGAGGCTTTTCGGTGATGACATGTTTGCCTGCTTTTGCCGCGGCGATCGCGATTTCTGCATGTGTGTTGTTCGGCGTAACGATGTCAATGATGTCAATGTCATCACGTTCCACGACTTTGCGCCAATCGGTTTCGTAGGATTCGAACCCCATTTTTTCTGCCGCTTGTTGCACAGCTTCCTCATTGCGGCCGCAAACGACCTTTAAAACCGGCTTTGCCTCCACATC is a genomic window of Shouchella clausii containing:
- a CDS encoding Gfo/Idh/MocA family protein encodes the protein MEKKELRIGLIGYQFMGKAHSHAYRDIPFFFDVEAKPVLKVVCGRNEEAVQQAAEKMGFESYETDWRKVVERDDIDIIDIVTPNNTHAEIAIAAAKAGKHVITEKPLAMNLDEAQRMHAAVTENNVIHMVCHNYRYVPAVQLAKQLVASGKLGEIYHFRARYLQDFIMSPSFPLTWRLDQKVSGSGALGDIAAHSLDIARFLVGEITEVVATAKTFIKERPIGSMTGGLSAKVSEGKMAPVTVDDATAIIAKFENGALGTFEATRFAGGNRNRNEFEINGEHGSVRWNMENMNQLEVYFAHDEEGLQGFRTIDVTEAGHPYVGSYWAAGHMIGYEHTFIHLLYEFLQGIARGEQPKPDFADGLRNQAVLTAVEQSIQQQRWVNVEELLVKS